A genome region from Gigantopelta aegis isolate Gae_Host chromosome 3, Gae_host_genome, whole genome shotgun sequence includes the following:
- the LOC121368683 gene encoding uncharacterized protein LOC121368683, whose translation MPPKGRGKGKQKRHRSVTPPVAPSPQHDRATVESDEEQQTHETVDIEVQTKDEAATTPAMKKTRPVPLTLQPEQEQALADWYKENEFLYNFRMADYKNKEKRQRIMKEKAQQFGISAEQLTIWLKSIRDRAGKITKKQPSGSGAQPLTDRDKWVLDNFGYIQNYMRRVAEGKRKKGG comes from the coding sequence ATGCCACCCAAGGGACGAGGAAAGGGCAAACAGAAAAGACATAGGTCTGTCACTCCTCCTGTTGCACCTTCTCCACAACATGATCGTGCTACGGTAGAATCCGACGAAGAACAACAAACACATGAGACAGTTGACATAGAAGTACAAACAAAAGACGAAGCTGCAACAACCCCAGCAATGAAAAAAACGAGACCTGTTCCATTGACCTTGCAGCCAGAACAAGAACAAGCATTGGCTGACTGGTATAAAGAAAATGAATTCTTATACAACTTCAGGATGGCTGATTATAAAAACAAGGAGAAGAGGCAGagaataatgaaagaaaaagctCAACAGTTCGGAATATCTGCAGAACAGTTGACCATCTGGTTGAAATCGATACGAGACAGAGCAGGGAAAATCACCAAGAAGCAGCCCTCTGGCTCTGGAGCGCAGCCCCTCACTGACCGTGACAAGTGGGTCCTAGACAACTTCGGTTACATCCAGAATTACATGAGGAGAGTTGCAGAAGGCAAGAGAAAGAAAGGGGGTTAA